Genomic window (Streptomyces sp. SID8374):
ACGTACACCGGCGCGGCCGCCCGCAGCCGCAGGACCGTCGCCACCGGGCAGGCCGAGCAGGTTTTGCGCAAGACCATCGCCACGAAGTACCCCGAGCTGCACGCCGTCGAGACCACGGCCCGCCGGTCGCACATCGTCGAGCAGAAACGCGCGGCCGCCGACCAGTTCCGGGCCCGGGCACAGGAGTCGGCCGGCTACCACCGGCAGCCGCCCTCCCAGGGGCGTGGAGGGCCGTCCATGGGGCGGTGAGCCCGGTGCGCTGACCTCTCCGGCCCCTCACGCCCCCGCGAGGTGATTACTGATTCCTGGCAGGAGATTCCGGTGGGATGAATTTCCTCGCAGAAATCCGCGAAAACACCGCAGGATTGTGGAGCGAAATTCAGATCACTGGGGGAATTCAGATCACTGCGTGACTTCACGCGTCTTTCCGTCTTCGTGCGGCGTGCTGACCTGGGGTTTTATAGGATGTGTCAGCAATTTCGGCGGACGTGCGTTCTTCGCCGTTAGTACCGGATCGCGGCCAGGCACTAGGCTCGTATCGATCGCGCCCTGCGTCGGCTAACTGACGGAGGGAGACCTCGTTGCGGCCCCATGCTTGCCGGCCTGGGCTGCGCCCCGAGATCTCCCTCTCGCTGCCGTAGGGCTCCGTACCTATGTGAGGAGCACGAACCCGTGACACCTACCGACCGTACTACCCGAGAGTCCCGGCTGCGGACCGCCCTGGTCTGGGGCGTCATGACGACCGCAGCCGCGTCCATCGCCACCACCGCCTTCCTGGCCTACGAGGGACTGGACCAGGCCGCCACCGCGGTGGCCGCCTCCGGGGCCGCAGCGACCGCCATCGGCGGAGCCTGGGCGTACGCCCGCCCGCGCGAGGTGGCCACCGCGACGGTGGCCCATGGCTCGGACGGCGGAGACAGGCCCGTTGGACCTAATGGGGACAACTCCGCCTGATCAGTAGGGGAAGCCCCCGGCGGTGCTCGCAGGAGCAGCTGCCGGGGGCTTCGTCGTCGCCCGGGCCCACGGGGGGAGGCGCCGGGAGACGGTCAGGGGGACGGAGCGGCGGGCGCGGTCTCGGGGCCCTGGTCCGTCAGCCGGTCGAGCCGGGCGTACAGCGAGCGGACGACCTGGGCGCGCTCCTGGACGCACTGCACCGTGCCCTTCAGCGGGGCGCCCAGGCGCTGGTCCGCTTCGGTGAGGACCATGTCGGCGAGCGCCCGCCGTCCGCTGGACTCCGGCAGCTGCTTCGCGAGCCGCCGTACGTCGGCGGCGACCTCGCGGGCGTGTCCGGTCAGCTGCAGGGCGAGCTGCTCGCAGTCGCTGGCCGGGAGCGACTGCGAGCCGGCCCAGGCGAGCACCGCCGTGACGAGGCACTCGTACGGGCCCCGGTCGAGCGGGAGCTCCGCGGCGACCGCGTCCTGGTGCAGGACCTGGTGGGTACTGGTCATGAGGCGGCAGCCTCTTTGCGGGCCGCGCCGGTCAGGGCGCGCAGGTGGTGGGCGAGCCGGTCGGGGCGGACCAGGGGATAGGGGGCGCTGCGCGGCGGGCTGACCCAGTGGGCGACCAGGGTGCCGTGCTCGGTGGTGGGCATCAGGAGCTGGAAGCCGGCACCGAGGACCCGTACTCCGGGGAGGCCGGCGGCCGCGGACCCGGTGCCGGGCGGCACCAGGACGTACAGCTGGTCACGCAGGTGGTCGGCGAGCACCGGGTAGCCACACCGCGGCCCGGCGCGCATGGCGACCAGCGCCTCCAGGCCGACCGCCATCGGGGAGATCGCGACGGCGTCCCAGCTGTACCCGCACGCCACCGAGTGCGGTCGACGCCCCGGCCCCACAGGGCCCTGAGGTGGTCGTTGGGCTACGCGAGCCGGTGCCAGACCGGCGCGGAGCGCTGCGTGCCGTTCGCCACGGCGTCCTCCCTGACTGCTTTTCAGCTTCCCTCCAGACAACGCCTCCACGAACGGGTGGGATCAGGGCAGAAGGCGGGCAAGTCCCAGCCGGGAGGCGGACAGTTTTACCTACGCGGACCAGGTCTCTGGGCTACCGTCGCCACCTCAACCAGCAGCCACCGGGGGCTTGATGGACACACTGAGGAACGCCCTCTTCGAGGCCCTGCTGCGCGAGTACGGCTACACCCACCGGTCCCTGGCCGCCGAGGTCAACCGGGTCTCCGAAGGCATCTACGGGCGGCCCGACGCGGCGACCGACCGGGATGTGCGGCGGTGGGTCTCCGGCGCCGTACGGTGGCCGACCGGCCGCTACCTTCTGCCTCTCACCCAGATGTTCGACCGGCCGCCCGAGGCCATGGGATTCGTGCCGCGCGGCCGCTCCAGCCGCCTGCCCCGGCACGGCCAGGGCAGGGGGAACCCGTGAAGCGCCGCGAATTCCTGACCGCGTCCACCGCCGTGACCCTGTCCCTCGTACTCCGGCTGGAGGAGACGCCGGTGCGCGGACGCCTCACGATGGCGGACATCGACCGCATCACCGCGACCATCGGCAGGCTCGACGCGCACTTCACCGGGATCGGCGGCGGGGCGCTGCTGACCGTCGCCACCGCCTACATCTCCCGGCTGCGCGACGCCGTCGACGGCTGCACCTACGGCCCCCGCGTCGAGGAGCGCCTGCACAGCGCGATCAGCGGCCTGTACTCCTCCGCCGGGTGGGCCGCCCACGACTCCGGCGACGGCACAGCCGCCCGGCTCCACCACGCCGCCGCCCTGCAGAGCGCGATCCTGGCC
Coding sequences:
- a CDS encoding DUF6415 family natural product biosynthesis protein, translating into MTSTHQVLHQDAVAAELPLDRGPYECLVTAVLAWAGSQSLPASDCEQLALQLTGHAREVAADVRRLAKQLPESSGRRALADMVLTEADQRLGAPLKGTVQCVQERAQVVRSLYARLDRLTDQGPETAPAAPSP